The nucleotide sequence CTTTGTAAGTTCAACTGACTGGTTTGAAGATATCGGCTTAACATAGCTCTGATAATCAGAATCCACATTTGTCATCTGATAGAACTCAAGTGTAGCCTTAAATTTGTAAGCATCACCATCCGGCCAGTCGTTATCGGTAAATTTCTTTACGGCTCCGAGCTTCACACTTGTGCCGAAGGTTTCATTAAGATCATTCGTAATAGTCACACGTGCTGTATCACTGTTTGCCGTTCCGTCTGACGCATATACAAGCCTTTCAGAATCGCTGTATGTTGACTCCGTTGTCAGATTTGATGAATACGAAGGCGTATAGGATGCTTCATTATATGAAACAGCTGAACTTCCGTATGCCCAATCACTACTGGAAATATTTGTAAGATCAGCATCCGGATCGATCTCCGCTATACGATAAACTACATCATAGGTTACATTATTTTTCGATGTAAAGGTCTTTGGCAGATCTTCAAACCTAAGTGTGAAATTACCACTGCTGTCAGTTGTCACGGAAACTCCGACCGAATCCGCATCTGTAGTAGATGTCAGTGTTCCCGATGAATTGTAATAATATACCTTTGCAATATTCCAGGATGCCGACGCCGAATCATAGTTTAGCTCTGCATACTTATTGTATGTTGCATATTCTCCAAAGCTTCCCTTCTGATTCTTATACTTTGTACACAGACCTATCTTTGCAGTATCCCATCTGTACACGCTATTACCGTCATTCCAGATTTTCTTTACTTCAGCATCCGTAGTGTCTGAGTCAGCCTCATTCGTTACATCAACTCTTATTTTTCTTGCTATACTTGACAGTGTGAGTTTATGTACTTCTCCGTTTGCACTGGTTCTGTCAAATACATTGGCTATAATACATCCGAAAAGACCGCTTCCCTGTTTTACAGTTGCGTAAGGCGCTATGATCTGGCCTCCTACAACACCATCCTGTGTTACAGTTCCCTCATAGGGCTGGAAGTTTCCGTCGCTGTCTTTTGTAACGATATTATAGATCACATGAGAACTGAGTCTCGAGAACTGGCTCTCCGAGTCCGGATTATAACCGTCTATGACCATCTGGCTTAAGGAATAACTGTCATAATCACTTGCGTCGATATTTATCAGCAGATATTCCTCATCCGTCTCCGGATACTCTCTTCCGGAAGAATCCTTAAACATGTACTTCACAGCACCATTCACAGCACCATTTTCTGCCGAAAAAAATCCTGCGTCATGAAGATCCTCTCTCAGATTTCCTGTCGTACTCTTCAGATTGATAACGCTCATGGCATCTTTGCCCGACTGTGCCCCATTATAGGCATTAGCCAGCTGGGCAGAGAACTTACCGATAGACTTGAGCTCTGTTGAAATATCATCTGTAAAATCTTTTTCAGCTTTTACTATATAATTACTAAGATTAGATGAATTTTCAACACTGAATACATTACCCTCGGTGTTAGTTATAGTAACTGCTCCGCCATTATTTGCGCTTGAATCAAATCCTACCGTATCTTTTCCAAAATAAGTCATTATCCCGAGATTATTATTGGAAAAGAAATTGTGTCCAAGATTATATACACTTTTAGACGAGATCAGATCGCCGATATAGTTTGTAAGCAAAGTATTGGAAACCGCATTGCTTCCGTAATCTGATGTTGTGTCATCCGACGTAGTATATTTAACGGTATAATCTCCGTAAGTTCCTTTGTAAGTTCCTTCATGCCCGATGACGTCACCGTTTTCACCATCCAGCTCATAGATATAGACTATACCCTGAGAAACGCTGTTGAGCGCCCTCCATGTTTTAGGATAGTTATCCTCTGTAAGGGTAATGCTGTTCGAACTGTTCGTATTTATGCTGAATGTATCTAATTTATTTCTATCCCTGTCAACAGATGCGAAATAAAATACTCCGTTATCTCCATTTTTTACAGTCTTCGTGACTATTATCTCATCAAGGCTCAGATTCTTATATATTCTCTCGTTAGCATCCAGATATGCCTGATTGCTCAAGACATCAAAAACACCAACTTTTATATTTCCCTCAAGGTGAGCTCCGCTTATAAATTTATTTGCATAAACAGCAAACTCCGTTGCTTCTCCAAGCCCCTCTACAACATCATCAATAGTGTAGGAACTTGTTCCTTTCCAGTAATTTGACTGACCATTAGTCGACGTAAATACAAATACAGAGAAAGATTCGGTACTGAATTCAACAGTTTCGGTTTCGTTTTCGCTTTCTGTTTCGCTTCCGCTGACTTCCGCTGTCGTATCAGTCAGAGTCTCAACTACGATATCATTTGAGCTGATCTCTGTTGCTTCCTGCGTTGTCTTAGATTCGCTTTCTTCCTTTACTTCATCTTTTATAGGAAGATGAACAACAACTACATCATCCTCTTCTTCTGCGTAAATCTCTTCTGTAAGCTGTTTTTTCTTAAATTCCGCACTGATGCTTACAGCACCGTCTTTCGGCTCTATTTCAACTCCGTCACTGATAAAAGCAATATCATACATAAGAGTATTGCTCTCTCTATACTGACATGAAACAGATTTTCCGCTGTCCTCTGCTATTGCCTCTGCATTTTCATTAAGTGCATCCATATATGCATCATAATTATAGCCTTCCGTATCAGATGTGAGCTCTGTTACTACAAGCTCCGCATCATCCGGAATAGCAGCCGGATCTTTAATGCTTGCCGTTATCTTTATCTTACTGTCAGAATATGTATATTCTGTTCTGTTTGCTGAAACACTGTCCTCAGACACAGTTTCTTCATCTGCATTGTTATCTGAAACGCTCTCTTCCGCGGAATCCTCCGATACTGTCTCATTATCTGAAACTGCTTCCGTTTCTTCCGAAGCCGCACTGTCTTCCGAAACAGACTCTGATGCCTCTGTATCCTCGTTTCCTGATACGCTGCTCTCAGCTACACCGTCAGTGCTTTCATCTGATGCTGTTGCTGATTCTGTACTGTCTGAAGCGCCTTTCTGGCTGCTTTCAGAGCTCTCAGTTGATGTTTCTGAAGAGCTTGTATCTGTGCTCTCGGATCCTGATTCACTGCTCTCGGCAG is from Lachnospiraceae bacterium C1.1 and encodes:
- a CDS encoding FctA domain-containing protein, whose product is MRKIDIERAKNYILSHERYKKWLAVILVLALIAGTSTFYALNKPATAVSEETADEVGMSLGDGGDEEVQEEAVDESDEEDSDEGEDSEEENNEDSEEESDEESEDSEESAEENSEESSSDSAESSESGSESTDTSSSETSTESSESSQKGASDSTESATASDESTDGVAESSVSGNEDTEASESVSEDSAASEETEAVSDNETVSEDSAEESVSDNNADEETVSEDSVSANRTEYTYSDSKIKITASIKDPAAIPDDAELVVTELTSDTEGYNYDAYMDALNENAEAIAEDSGKSVSCQYRESNTLMYDIAFISDGVEIEPKDGAVSISAEFKKKQLTEEIYAEEEDDVVVVHLPIKDEVKEESESKTTQEATEISSNDIVVETLTDTTAEVSGSETESENETETVEFSTESFSVFVFTSTNGQSNYWKGTSSYTIDDVVEGLGEATEFAVYANKFISGAHLEGNIKVGVFDVLSNQAYLDANERIYKNLSLDEIIVTKTVKNGDNGVFYFASVDRDRNKLDTFSINTNSSNSITLTEDNYPKTWRALNSVSQGIVYIYELDGENGDVIGHEGTYKGTYGDYTVKYTTSDDTTSDYGSNAVSNTLLTNYIGDLISSKSVYNLGHNFFSNNNLGIMTYFGKDTVGFDSSANNGGAVTITNTEGNVFSVENSSNLSNYIVKAEKDFTDDISTELKSIGKFSAQLANAYNGAQSGKDAMSVINLKSTTGNLREDLHDAGFFSAENGAVNGAVKYMFKDSSGREYPETDEEYLLINIDASDYDSYSLSQMVIDGYNPDSESQFSRLSSHVIYNIVTKDSDGNFQPYEGTVTQDGVVGGQIIAPYATVKQGSGLFGCIIANVFDRTSANGEVHKLTLSSIARKIRVDVTNEADSDTTDAEVKKIWNDGNSVYRWDTAKIGLCTKYKNQKGSFGEYATYNKYAELNYDSASASWNIAKVYYYNSSGTLTSTTDADSVGVSVTTDSSGNFTLRFEDLPKTFTSKNNVTYDVVYRIAEIDPDADLTNISSSDWAYGSSAVSYNEASYTPSYSSNLTTESTYSDSERLVYASDGTANSDTARVTITNDLNETFGTSVKLGAVKKFTDNDWPDGDAYKFKATLEFYQMTNVDSDYQSYVKPISSNQSVELTKANPTAYFDEIEFPYSSRKYIKTGYDNIKFYFKVTEENSGLEGISYDDNVYYICIQVSYADGKAVIDGVNYYYGSELSSVGYGNCTNTGVLNSDSAYTVSFNNAVSGTGNLRIHKMVVNDFGSDFVRNATDSALLSNVKFRITNNANGNYIVFTGFTGKSSSTTSAIEYDADSHEQIGTYTVYYNNSAQWTVENLPRGVYTVEEVADGLTLTYDVSENKMTPVESSGYSRVTKYDLTEDDERTTSLYAVGGQNYRRVFSNDLDNFDDKGPDNVKVGYSDVDNKSHTQTVQVCNYYSTPLAPLSVNKCFSGGKWKDSETFSFTVEAVDAYDTYLSDGINAVSIDKEDIPMPKNTTITVSKNDASLSSNGSYYACANFGYIYYTYEGTYVYKITEVQGDNKSINYDTNSYYVYVTVSKQETLFEKKYKTENIPYFSSSALYDEVKAYYDDKTSWGKEYTYVVSGDSVLIYRMKTDSNDYRENFFYLGADEVYKDEDGNVLAECSLRLKDDPSTADIKNNPYIFTYSSGDVLTFYNVYSPGAIKVTKVKGGESIITSDEKFYFRVYDVTNGKYIKVSGTYISADGTETEYSEAKDRNQIYVGDSVLLTGYLEDSSDQSSLTGFEVGNEYKIVELSDFDTKTEGAPSGYAVAYETDGTAVDKAIVSLSSNADTSQVSIINTRVASLSVNKVWLDNQGNDAAESHTSPLTLTVVYKTVSEDSWRTYGSIELNATNDWSTEVTGLPPTDAYGYDYIYCVSENSTYKKTYSVTYSYDGTEYTDPDYEMQLQDSGDSYGSVTITNKDATNYVLPSTGGGGTWPFKAAGAAAMLAATVFIFKRRKKIRQR